A window of Mucilaginibacter paludis DSM 18603 contains these coding sequences:
- a CDS encoding SusC/RagA family TonB-linked outer membrane protein, giving the protein MKLKYYPFLWLFLLIFTTSAFSQVKMIRGQVSSATGQPLAGVTLTFSISRTSSASDTSGHFSIAIRTSPDTLRITYIGYKTLRLPVSSATILPLRIQMEPMVSELNEVVVSTGYQDIPKERATGSFYKLDNQLLNQRVGSDIVSRLDGLTSGLLIDKRDPNQSTIQIRGLSTLNYDAASPLIVLDNFPYAGDINNINPNDIESVTVLKDAAASSIWGARAGNGVIVINTKKAKLNQPLKVTINSNMTLSAKPNLFSANQLSVGSFNGLEKYLFSQGNYDNLFNDPTHPPISQVVEILQQQKQGPLSQAQADARINQLAGQDVRNDMTRYLYRPATVQQYALNLTGSGNNIRYLLSAGYDKNLSNLKGNGNQRITVRSNNVIDLTKRWQLQTDVIFTHTDATTNSPGGYGNYSFTGNISPYARLVNSDGTPAAVDIFYRGQYTDTAGHGKLLDWKYRPLQELANNDNTTTANDILLNAGTSYKVLPWLSADLKYQYQQSWNNTTNNNSLALFSTRDLINRFSQFTATGVDYIVPKNGILKTRDVLNRAQSLRGQLNVNNNWGDKHELSAIAGAEIRETRSHISTSTLYGYDANTATTVGVDYSNPYPTFDGIYGNSYIPDGSSIDNLTNRFVSVYTNAAYTYNRKYTLSGSARRDASNIFGVNTNQKWVPLWSAGLLWRIDQEQFYKAGWLPQLSMRLTYGVSGNLSLTASALTKIQYNDPSRSPINLPSVDILSPPNPYLRWEQVKTLNAGFDFGSANSRLTGSVDLYKKNATDLINNVILDPTVGMTGALQNSAAIDSKGFDVVLNTLNVNREIKWRSTLLLNYVSYKVSKNLNPPSADGLVSDGNYIFPVVGYNPYEIVSYQWAGLDPQTGDPMGYVNGQVSKDYQAIAKNPVQQQVVSGSALPPLFGTFRNTVDWHHFSLAVNITYKLDYYFRRPSLNYTTLFTYGTGYSEYDQRWMKPGDEKSTNVPSLVYPANALRDNFYHYADINVERADNVKLNDIYLGYDWVPQHPMLGLKSVQFYLYASQLNLLIWKANKSGIDPDILYGVKPPVTFSAGLKVNL; this is encoded by the coding sequence ATGAAATTAAAATATTACCCATTCTTATGGCTTTTCCTGCTCATTTTTACAACGAGCGCTTTCTCTCAGGTAAAAATGATCCGAGGCCAGGTCAGCTCTGCCACAGGACAGCCCCTTGCCGGTGTAACCCTCACTTTTTCCATCAGCCGTACTTCGTCGGCATCGGATACCAGCGGCCATTTCAGCATCGCGATCCGAACTTCGCCTGATACCCTGCGGATCACCTATATTGGTTATAAAACTTTACGCTTACCCGTTAGCTCCGCCACCATTTTACCGCTACGTATCCAAATGGAACCGATGGTGAGCGAATTGAACGAAGTGGTGGTCAGTACAGGTTACCAGGATATTCCCAAAGAAAGAGCGACCGGCTCATTTTACAAACTGGATAATCAATTATTAAATCAGCGGGTCGGCAGCGATATTGTCAGCCGTCTGGATGGATTGACCAGCGGCCTGCTGATTGATAAACGTGATCCTAATCAAAGTACCATACAGATCCGCGGGCTCAGTACATTGAATTACGACGCGGCTTCACCGCTTATCGTACTGGATAATTTCCCTTATGCCGGTGATATCAACAACATCAATCCCAACGATATAGAAAGTGTAACCGTGCTGAAAGATGCCGCTGCTTCGTCAATATGGGGAGCACGGGCCGGTAATGGGGTAATCGTCATCAACACCAAAAAAGCGAAGCTGAACCAGCCCTTAAAAGTCACTATCAACTCGAATATGACCTTATCTGCCAAACCAAACCTGTTTTCTGCGAACCAGTTATCAGTAGGCAGTTTTAATGGGTTGGAAAAATACCTTTTCTCGCAGGGTAACTACGATAACTTATTTAATGACCCTACCCACCCGCCAATATCGCAGGTCGTCGAAATTCTGCAACAACAAAAACAGGGCCCGCTTTCACAGGCCCAGGCAGATGCCCGGATCAATCAGCTTGCAGGACAGGATGTGCGGAATGATATGACCAGGTACTTATACCGCCCGGCAACTGTTCAGCAATATGCCCTGAACCTGACGGGCTCGGGTAATAATATCAGGTATCTCTTATCGGCAGGTTATGATAAAAACCTGAGTAACCTGAAAGGTAACGGCAACCAGCGGATTACCGTGCGTTCCAACAATGTTATTGACCTGACAAAAAGATGGCAACTGCAAACGGATGTTATTTTTACGCATACCGATGCCACTACCAACAGCCCCGGAGGTTATGGCAATTATAGCTTTACGGGTAACATTTCACCTTATGCCAGGCTGGTCAATTCCGATGGCACCCCGGCTGCTGTGGATATATTTTACCGGGGACAGTACACGGATACGGCAGGCCATGGCAAGCTACTGGACTGGAAATACCGGCCCTTGCAGGAGTTAGCCAATAATGACAATACCACCACGGCGAATGATATATTATTGAATGCCGGTACATCGTACAAAGTGCTGCCCTGGCTAAGTGCAGACCTCAAATACCAATATCAGCAGTCCTGGAACAATACGACCAACAACAATAGCCTCGCCCTTTTTTCCACCCGTGATCTGATCAACAGGTTCAGCCAGTTCACCGCTACAGGTGTAGATTATATCGTGCCTAAAAACGGGATTCTGAAAACGCGGGATGTGCTGAACAGGGCGCAGTCTTTACGCGGGCAGCTCAATGTAAATAATAACTGGGGAGACAAACATGAACTGTCTGCCATCGCAGGTGCCGAAATCAGGGAAACCCGGAGCCATATCAGCACAAGCACCCTATATGGCTACGATGCCAATACGGCGACAACGGTTGGTGTGGATTACAGCAATCCTTATCCCACATTTGACGGCATTTACGGGAACAGTTATATTCCCGATGGCAGCAGTATTGATAATTTAACAAACAGGTTTGTTTCCGTGTATACCAATGCAGCTTATACTTACAACCGGAAATATACCCTGTCAGGAAGTGCCAGGCGGGATGCCTCGAATATCTTCGGTGTTAATACCAATCAGAAATGGGTGCCGCTCTGGTCTGCCGGTTTGCTCTGGCGGATCGACCAGGAGCAATTCTATAAGGCAGGCTGGTTACCGCAGCTGAGTATGCGTTTAACCTACGGCGTTAGCGGCAATCTTTCCCTGACAGCTTCGGCACTCACCAAGATCCAATACAACGATCCTTCACGTTCACCCATCAATCTGCCATCAGTGGATATCCTGTCACCGCCCAATCCATACCTGCGCTGGGAACAGGTCAAGACCTTGAATGCAGGGTTTGACTTCGGTTCGGCCAACAGCCGGTTAACGGGTTCGGTTGATCTTTATAAAAAGAATGCCACTGATCTGATCAACAATGTGATACTTGACCCTACCGTCGGTATGACCGGCGCTTTGCAAAACTCGGCAGCCATTGATTCAAAAGGCTTTGATGTGGTGCTGAACACCCTGAATGTCAACCGGGAAATTAAATGGAGGTCTACGCTTTTGTTAAACTATGTATCGTATAAAGTTTCAAAAAATCTCAATCCGCCCTCTGCGGATGGTTTAGTCAGTGACGGTAATTATATCTTTCCCGTGGTTGGTTATAATCCATACGAAATCGTAAGCTACCAATGGGCGGGACTTGATCCCCAAACCGGTGATCCGATGGGTTATGTGAATGGTCAGGTAAGTAAGGACTACCAGGCCATCGCCAAAAATCCGGTACAGCAACAGGTCGTAAGCGGTTCGGCTCTGCCACCCTTGTTCGGAACATTCAGGAATACCGTGGACTGGCATCATTTTTCATTGGCGGTCAATATCACTTATAAGTTGGATTACTACTTCCGGCGGCCATCGCTCAATTATACCACCTTGTTTACCTATGGTACCGGATACTCGGAATACGATCAGCGCTGGATGAAACCTGGCGATGAGAAATCAACCAACGTTCCGTCGCTGGTCTATCCGGCTAACGCCCTGCGGGATAATTTTTATCACTATGCGGATATCAATGTTGAACGGGCGGATAATGTCAAGCTGAATGATATTTACCTGGGATATGACTGGGTGCCGCAACATCCCATGTTGGGCTTGAAGTCAGTTCAATTTTATCTGTACGCCAGTCAGTTGAACCTGCTGATCTGGAAAGCCAATAAATCAGGCATTGACCCGGATATTCTGTATGGGGTTAAACCGCCGGTCACTTTTTCCGCCGGCCTCAAAGTTAATCTTTAA
- a CDS encoding TetR/AcrR family transcriptional regulator yields MKNKEETKRRFINAVGEILKNEGYSALGVNNIARKAGVNKGLLYRYFGKLEYLIEAYVVENDYWMTFSNKLNEFISNNKSLSSQHLVTQILQNQYKFFLSEPEMQRLIHWELSGDCRLMTSIHNARESNGQKLLEMTDKDFENTKVNFRAIAALLVGGIYYTILHTRFNGGMFCDIDLMSANGQNEILKSIEQIVGWAFEKSKTK; encoded by the coding sequence ATGAAAAATAAAGAGGAAACGAAAAGGCGTTTTATCAATGCCGTTGGTGAAATATTGAAGAATGAGGGCTATAGTGCCCTTGGTGTAAACAATATAGCAAGAAAAGCGGGAGTAAATAAGGGTTTGCTTTACCGCTATTTTGGTAAATTAGAATATTTAATTGAAGCCTATGTTGTTGAGAACGACTACTGGATGACGTTTTCTAATAAGCTAAATGAATTTATCAGTAATAACAAATCGCTGAGTTCGCAACATTTGGTGACGCAAATACTCCAAAACCAGTATAAATTTTTTCTTTCCGAACCGGAAATGCAACGTTTGATCCATTGGGAACTTTCAGGGGACTGCCGTTTAATGACAAGCATTCATAATGCAAGGGAAAGTAATGGTCAAAAACTACTGGAGATGACGGACAAAGACTTTGAAAATACAAAAGTCAACTTTCGTGCTATAGCAGCTTTATTGGTCGGCGGTATTTATTATACGATTCTGCACACCCGATTTAATGGCGGTATGTTTTGTGACATTGATCTTATGTCTGCCAATGGGCAAAACGAGATACTAAAATCGATTGAACAGATTGTGGGCTGGGCTTTTGAGAAATCAAAAACGAAGTAA
- a CDS encoding TlpA family protein disulfide reductase, which produces MKKITIYIVLALLCLNFRVNAQHLQSVKPLTIGDTLPDIMLNNLIHYKSTTAKLADFKGKVILLDFWATWCSNCINGLPHMDSLQKQFNGKLQVFLINCKKTGDDLDKINTLFKRIAYTPHLPVAVQDTTCSNYFRFTALPHYVWINQQGLIVAITGKKEVTDANVSRLITYGRIDLPVKIDRVR; this is translated from the coding sequence ATGAAAAAAATAACGATTTACATCGTACTGGCTTTGCTATGCCTGAATTTTCGGGTCAATGCGCAGCATCTCCAATCAGTTAAACCGCTTACCATCGGGGATACTTTGCCGGACATCATGCTCAATAACCTGATACATTACAAATCTACCACCGCCAAATTAGCTGATTTTAAAGGCAAGGTCATCCTGCTGGATTTCTGGGCGACCTGGTGTAGTAACTGTATTAACGGCCTGCCGCACATGGATTCCCTGCAAAAACAATTCAACGGCAAATTACAGGTCTTTTTGATCAATTGTAAAAAGACAGGTGATGATCTGGACAAGATCAATACCCTGTTCAAAAGGATTGCATATACGCCACATCTGCCGGTGGCAGTTCAGGATACCACATGCAGTAATTATTTCCGGTTTACCGCGCTGCCGCATTATGTCTGGATTAACCAGCAAGGTCTAATAGTCGCGATTACAGGAAAAAAGGAGGTCACGGATGCTAACGTGTCTCGCCTGATCACCTACGGGCGGATTGATCTCCCTGTTAAAATTGACAGGGTACGCTAA
- a CDS encoding helix-turn-helix domain-containing protein, which yields MTDLGLFLSKRSVNKAEISRKTGISKSRITQLSNNSTTKLTVEELYKIALSININPCDLLQDICKDITLPIQ from the coding sequence ATGACAGACTTAGGGTTATTTTTATCAAAACGTTCTGTTAATAAAGCGGAGATTTCAAGAAAGACTGGAATTAGTAAATCTCGGATAACTCAGTTATCGAATAATTCGACAACCAAACTTACTGTGGAGGAACTTTACAAAATTGCCCTGTCAATAAATATCAATCCATGTGATTTATTGCAGGATATTTGTAAAGACATAACTCTTCCCATCCAATAA
- a CDS encoding RagB/SusD family nutrient uptake outer membrane protein, with protein sequence MKILMLLYKTTKTNYRLIPVLLLMVMGTTACKKYLEAKPDQKISTPSTIADLEGMLDNYSALNTHYPSASETSADNFYLTDADYTSLVERQRNFYLWQKFDDIGGDYTAPYNSIFYANIMLETLNSLPGSDPAKVNEIRGSALFLRGAYHYALAQLFAVPYDDQTANTDLGIPLRLKSDIADLPVRSTVAATYASVITDLKAAVPLLPATPLLKYRPSKPAAYAVLARVYLSMRKYEQAGLYADSCLQLYHTLINYNTVSASSTIPFKQFNDEVIYDARTSPPAALSSARARIDTTLFGSYATNDLRKTVFFKSNTNGSKAFKGNYTGLSNASLFTGCATDEVLLIRAEAAARNGNTQSALNDLNALLTTRYKTGTYVPVTTSDPGQLLTLILQERRKELLYRTLRWTDLRRLNKEAGTAQTLYRNIGGTRYTLQPGGLRYTFQLDRNAVNISGVIQNP encoded by the coding sequence ATGAAAATCTTAATGCTGCTATATAAAACTACGAAAACGAATTACCGCTTAATCCCGGTACTGCTTTTGATGGTGATGGGTACCACGGCCTGTAAAAAATACCTGGAGGCCAAACCCGATCAAAAGATATCGACACCATCCACCATAGCCGATCTGGAAGGGATGCTCGATAATTATTCAGCCCTCAACACACATTATCCCTCGGCTTCGGAGACGAGTGCCGATAATTTTTACCTGACCGATGCGGATTATACCAGCCTGGTCGAGCGGCAGCGAAACTTTTACCTGTGGCAAAAATTCGACGACATCGGCGGGGACTATACGGCACCATACAACAGCATTTTCTATGCGAACATCATGCTGGAAACCCTGAACAGCCTGCCGGGCAGTGATCCGGCAAAAGTGAACGAAATAAGGGGAAGCGCCCTGTTCTTAAGAGGCGCTTATCATTACGCGCTGGCGCAGTTATTCGCAGTGCCTTATGATGATCAGACAGCCAATACCGACCTGGGCATACCCTTGCGCTTAAAATCCGATATCGCGGACCTGCCGGTTCGCTCCACTGTTGCCGCTACCTATGCCTCGGTCATTACCGACCTTAAAGCTGCCGTTCCCTTGTTACCCGCCACACCCTTGCTAAAATACCGGCCTTCCAAACCCGCGGCTTACGCGGTGCTGGCCCGTGTTTACCTGTCCATGCGCAAATATGAGCAGGCCGGGCTTTACGCGGATTCCTGCTTGCAGCTGTATCATACGCTGATCAATTACAATACGGTCAGTGCCAGTTCCACGATACCTTTCAAACAGTTTAATGATGAGGTGATCTATGATGCGCGGACATCGCCGCCCGCGGCCTTGTCCTCTGCCAGGGCCCGCATTGATACGACGCTATTCGGGTCCTATGCGACCAATGACCTGCGAAAGACGGTCTTTTTTAAGTCCAATACCAATGGCAGTAAAGCTTTTAAAGGAAATTATACCGGCCTGAGCAATGCTTCACTTTTTACCGGCTGCGCTACAGACGAAGTTCTGCTGATCCGGGCAGAAGCGGCTGCGAGGAACGGCAATACCCAGTCTGCCCTGAATGATCTGAATGCGCTCTTAACCACCCGCTATAAAACGGGAACCTACGTGCCGGTCACGACGAGCGATCCCGGACAACTGCTGACTTTGATCTTGCAGGAAAGGCGAAAGGAATTGTTGTACCGGACGCTGCGCTGGACGGACCTGCGGCGGTTGAATAAGGAAGCAGGCACCGCGCAAACCCTTTACCGCAATATCGGTGGGACGAGGTATACACTGCAACCGGGCGGTTTACGCTATACCTTTCAGCTGGACAGGAACGCGGTTAATATCAGCGGAGTCATACAAAACCCCTGA
- a CDS encoding MauE/DoxX family redox-associated membrane protein — MKTSVLLDALIFLLMLLFAYTALSKLMDFAEFKGQMFRQQLPSWAAAILIYTLPGIELLTVGLLYQPLYRRAGLMLSAILMTGFTVYIGLALAGAFPEKPCSCGGVFRHMGWKTHFIFNIFFLLLTFTGLYITRRERRLQQNS; from the coding sequence ATGAAAACATCTGTCTTACTTGATGCCCTTATTTTCCTGCTCATGCTGCTCTTCGCTTATACCGCATTGAGCAAACTGATGGATTTCGCGGAGTTCAAAGGACAAATGTTCCGGCAACAGTTGCCGTCATGGGCAGCTGCGATACTCATCTATACTTTACCAGGCATCGAATTGCTAACGGTTGGCTTATTGTATCAGCCATTGTACCGCAGAGCGGGATTGATGCTTTCCGCTATACTGATGACGGGTTTTACCGTCTACATCGGATTAGCCCTGGCGGGTGCCTTCCCGGAGAAGCCCTGTTCATGCGGCGGGGTATTCAGGCACATGGGATGGAAAACCCACTTTATATTCAACATTTTCTTTTTGCTGTTAACGTTTACCGGACTATATATCACGCGCAGGGAAAGGAGGTTACAACAAAACAGCTAA
- the mobC gene encoding conjugal transfer protein MobC: protein MQTGENEQALRKIIDFTRLLSLTLLIVHFYLSCYPAFQAWGLTKPLVNHVVLPLSRMVIFKTVLYAKASALLLLLASLIGSKGKKDETIRIRTIITYCLAGVVIYFISDLVLGLHYPFNTVAILYISLTSLGYFLIMSGGSLLFRMIKLNLGKDIFNKDNESFPQEERLLENEYSINLPAIYNLKGKPRKSWINIINPFRGTLIGGSPGSGKSYFVIRHIIQQHIQKGFTMLVYDFKYDDLTKIVYNALLKHSHLYPVKPVQYVINLEQIMHRANPLEPHTMIDITDAIDSSRTIMLGLNREWIKKQGDFFVESPINFVTAIMWFLKKYENGRYCTLPHVIELAQVDYKELFEVLLQEPEIEVLINPFVSAWKNEAYEQLEGQVASAKISLARISSPQLYYVLSGNDFSLDINNPDEPKIVCLANNPQKSQVYGAVLSLYINRINKLVNRKNQQKCSMIFDEFPTIYFNGIDNLIATARSNKVAVTLAVQDYSQLKKDYGREQAEVILNIVGNVVFGQVTGDTAKQLSERFGKINQEKESVSINSSDTSISKSVQLDYAVPASKIAGLSSGEFVGMIADDPDNRIELKTFHNMIQNDHEAIKQEEANYKAIPDIRKVEYEDILINYNQIKKDIKHILNAVEHSL, encoded by the coding sequence ATGCAAACCGGAGAAAATGAACAAGCTCTTAGAAAGATCATTGACTTTACAAGGTTATTGAGTTTAACGCTTCTGATCGTGCATTTTTATTTGTCATGCTATCCCGCTTTTCAGGCATGGGGTTTAACCAAGCCTTTGGTGAATCATGTGGTATTACCGCTATCCAGGATGGTAATTTTTAAAACGGTGTTATATGCTAAGGCATCTGCGCTGCTATTGTTGCTGGCTTCTTTGATAGGTAGCAAAGGTAAAAAGGACGAAACGATCAGGATTAGAACAATCATCACCTATTGTTTGGCAGGTGTTGTGATTTACTTTATCAGCGACCTGGTATTAGGTTTACATTATCCCTTCAATACGGTAGCAATTCTGTATATCAGTTTAACCTCTTTAGGATACTTTTTAATAATGTCCGGAGGAAGCCTGTTATTCAGGATGATTAAATTAAACCTGGGCAAAGACATATTTAACAAAGACAATGAATCGTTCCCGCAGGAAGAGCGCTTGCTCGAAAATGAATATTCTATCAATCTTCCGGCTATTTATAACCTAAAGGGTAAACCCCGTAAAAGCTGGATCAATATCATCAATCCTTTTCGGGGTACATTGATTGGCGGAAGCCCCGGTTCCGGGAAATCTTATTTTGTGATCCGGCATATCATACAGCAGCATATCCAAAAGGGGTTTACCATGTTGGTTTATGATTTTAAATACGATGACCTCACCAAAATTGTTTATAACGCATTACTGAAACACAGTCATTTATATCCAGTGAAGCCGGTACAATATGTCATCAATCTGGAACAGATCATGCACCGGGCTAATCCGTTGGAACCACATACGATGATTGACATAACCGATGCCATAGATTCCAGCCGCACAATCATGCTCGGTTTAAACCGCGAATGGATAAAAAAACAGGGCGACTTTTTTGTTGAATCGCCTATAAACTTTGTAACAGCTATTATGTGGTTCTTAAAGAAGTATGAAAACGGGCGCTATTGTACCCTACCGCATGTTATTGAACTGGCGCAAGTTGATTACAAGGAACTATTTGAAGTATTGTTACAGGAACCGGAGATAGAGGTGCTAATTAATCCCTTTGTATCTGCCTGGAAGAATGAAGCTTATGAACAATTGGAAGGACAGGTCGCCAGTGCTAAGATCAGCTTGGCCCGTATTTCATCCCCACAGTTGTATTACGTATTGAGCGGTAACGATTTTTCACTCGACATCAATAATCCTGATGAACCGAAGATTGTTTGTTTAGCCAATAACCCGCAAAAATCACAAGTGTATGGTGCCGTGCTGTCACTATACATTAACCGCATTAATAAATTGGTCAACCGCAAGAATCAACAAAAGTGCAGTATGATATTTGATGAGTTCCCTACCATTTATTTTAACGGTATAGATAACCTCATCGCTACGGCGCGATCTAATAAGGTAGCGGTTACGTTAGCCGTACAAGATTACAGCCAGTTAAAAAAGGACTATGGCCGGGAACAGGCCGAAGTTATTTTAAACATTGTCGGCAATGTGGTTTTCGGCCAGGTAACCGGCGATACTGCAAAGCAATTGTCGGAACGGTTTGGAAAGATCAACCAGGAGAAGGAAAGTGTTTCCATAAATAGTTCAGATACATCTATCAGTAAGTCAGTACAGTTGGACTATGCGGTGCCAGCTTCAAAGATTGCCGGGCTATCCTCGGGTGAGTTTGTTGGTATGATAGCCGACGATCCCGATAACAGGATTGAACTTAAAACCTTTCATAATATGATTCAAAACGATCATGAGGCTATAAAACAAGAGGAGGCTAACTATAAAGCTATCCCGGATATTAGAAAGGTTGAATACGAGGATATATTGATCAATTATAACCAGATAAAAAAGGACATAAAACACATTTTAAATGCCGTTGAACACTCCTTATAG
- a CDS encoding aminotransferase class I/II-fold pyridoxal phosphate-dependent enzyme produces the protein MKIDFTKASFKDFENIAGQDIYATAAEFNAYLNFLKENGHLNYRIESLTPVGPEMNLMLPGDTSPTWSVCLVSNDYLGFSQHPEIKAAVIKGIELFGTGSGASPAIGGHFVYHRQLEKRIAAFYKRKDAILYTTGYTANSATLQCLLHKEDLAILDMAVHASVYEGVLNTNVKTFLHNNLEMLELVLKNAEHQYCTKMVVIDGVYSQDGDLAPLDKIAELTHRYGAYLVVDDAHGIGVVGDTGRGVVEMHDAFEEVDIITGTFSKALGNIGGYVIAGTELINYLKFQSRQHLFSTTATPAIMGIIRAIELIDEEPEWRTKLWENINYLKNGLVSLGFDVGTTASAVIPVKIGDIPKTLEAGRLLLKAGIYTNPIMYPAVSKKNARIRMNVMATHTKEHLDKVLQAFEDIDRTLNLTNRTPSPL, from the coding sequence ATGAAAATAGATTTTACCAAAGCAAGCTTTAAGGATTTTGAAAACATCGCCGGACAGGACATCTATGCCACCGCTGCCGAGTTTAACGCCTACCTGAATTTTTTGAAAGAAAACGGACACCTGAACTACCGGATAGAGTCGCTCACACCCGTAGGGCCAGAGATGAATTTAATGCTGCCCGGCGATACTTCCCCAACCTGGTCGGTCTGTTTGGTTTCCAATGATTACCTTGGATTTAGCCAGCACCCGGAAATCAAGGCTGCCGTTATCAAAGGCATTGAACTATTTGGCACAGGATCGGGTGCTTCTCCTGCCATCGGGGGCCATTTTGTTTATCACCGGCAACTGGAAAAAAGGATCGCTGCATTTTATAAGCGAAAGGATGCCATTTTATATACTACCGGCTATACCGCGAACAGCGCAACCCTCCAATGCTTATTGCATAAAGAAGACCTGGCTATCCTGGATATGGCTGTTCATGCCAGCGTTTACGAAGGTGTATTAAATACCAATGTGAAAACTTTCCTCCATAATAACCTGGAAATGCTGGAACTGGTGCTGAAAAATGCAGAACACCAATACTGTACAAAAATGGTTGTGATTGATGGGGTTTACAGTCAGGACGGAGATTTGGCACCGCTGGATAAAATTGCAGAACTAACACACCGTTACGGGGCTTACCTCGTTGTGGATGACGCGCATGGTATTGGCGTGGTTGGCGATACGGGCCGTGGTGTCGTCGAAATGCATGATGCTTTTGAAGAGGTGGATATCATCACCGGTACCTTTAGTAAGGCATTGGGCAATATTGGCGGTTACGTCATCGCAGGTACTGAACTGATCAATTACCTCAAGTTCCAGTCCAGGCAGCATTTGTTTTCTACAACCGCAACTCCTGCTATTATGGGGATCATCAGGGCTATCGAACTGATTGATGAAGAACCGGAATGGCGGACTAAACTTTGGGAAAACATCAATTACCTGAAAAATGGGCTGGTCAGCCTCGGATTTGACGTAGGAACGACAGCTTCGGCAGTTATCCCGGTGAAGATCGGCGACATACCAAAAACACTGGAAGCGGGCCGTCTGTTGTTAAAAGCCGGGATTTACACCAACCCGATTATGTATCCTGCGGTTTCAAAAAAGAATGCCCGGATACGGATGAATGTCATGGCAACGCATACCAAAGAGCACTTGGACAAGGTACTCCAGGCGTTTGAAGATATCGACCGCACGCTCAACCTCACCAATAGAACCCCCTCTCCATTATGA
- a CDS encoding Crp/Fnr family transcriptional regulator — protein sequence MSVAPLLHYLSELHDLSGPFTAELSISLHTERYKAHQIIVGEGQIENRLWFMSSGFARCYFLNEDGSEQTIRFWLPGDFIFSYQGYWKTPSDVYIEILDSSELLSLTYKKLDVLLKDFPETKVFTRAIILKQWRKDFRRTTLNALHSEERYRLLRKESPLVFKHAPLRMIASYLEMSRESLSRLISKEGN from the coding sequence ATGTCCGTTGCACCATTACTTCACTACTTATCTGAATTGCATGATCTGTCCGGGCCCTTTACAGCAGAATTATCGATCTCCTTACATACCGAGCGTTACAAGGCGCATCAGATCATCGTTGGCGAAGGTCAGATTGAAAACCGGCTTTGGTTTATGAGCAGCGGGTTTGCGCGGTGTTATTTTCTCAATGAAGATGGAAGCGAGCAAACGATCAGGTTCTGGCTACCCGGTGATTTTATCTTTTCCTACCAGGGTTACTGGAAAACTCCGTCTGACGTTTACATAGAAATACTTGATTCCTCCGAACTGTTATCCCTTACCTATAAAAAGCTGGATGTGCTGTTAAAGGATTTCCCGGAGACGAAAGTATTTACACGGGCCATTATCTTAAAGCAATGGCGGAAGGATTTCCGGCGCACGACCCTCAATGCCCTGCACTCTGAGGAACGCTATCGCTTATTGAGAAAAGAAAGTCCGCTGGTATTTAAACATGCCCCTTTAAGAATGATCGCCTCCTACCTGGAAATGAGCAGGGAAAGCCTGAGCCGTCTGATCTCCAAAGAAGGCAATTAG